The nucleotide window AATTGGGAAGAGTTCAGATTTTGGATCCATCATTACAGGCTTCAAACACGCCAATCGAAATTTCATTGGAAAACAACTCCGTCTTTGGTCAACAAACCAGAAGGTTTTTTGGACTGAATGTAGATCATTTAATTTCGGAAAATTTTATGGTAGGAGCTACTTTCTTAAACATGAAAGAGAAACCTTTTACCCAAAAATCCAGCTATGGTCAGGAATCTGTAAATAATTCAATTGTTGGATTGCATGGAAATTTTTCTTCGGAAATACCATTTTTTACCCGTTTGGTAAATAAATTACCAAATATAGATACCGATGTTCCTTCCAATATTTCGGTAAGAGGGGAAGTAGCTTATTTGATGCCTAATGCTTCAAATGGAGATAAATTTCAAGGGGAATCCACAATTTATGTTGATGATTTTGAAAGTTCACAAGCTTCAATCGATTTGCGTTCGCCTTATGCCTGGTCTATGTCTTCGACACCAGAGAATAATTCGAATAGCCCTTATAATTTTAACGGAAACTTAGACGGATTGGATTATGGTTTCAAAAGAGCCAAATTATCTTGGTATAGTATAGATCCTGTTTTTTATACACAAAAACCATCTGGAATAACCAACGATGATTTGTCTTTGAATTCAACCAGAAGGGTTTATAGTGAAGAATTATATCCATTGACAGATATTGTTCAGGGGCAGTCACTAGTTGTTAATACTTTGGACATGAGTTATTATCCAAAAGAACGAGGTCCTTATAATAACTCTTCAACGATAAGTGATAATCCAAGTGAGAATTTTGGAGGAATCGTGAGATCATTAAGTTCAACAAATTTTGAGCAAAGTAACGTAGAGTATATTCAGTTTTGGGTTATGGATCCTTATGTGGGTACGGGCAGTATTCCAAAATCCAATACTGGAAAAGTATATTTTAACCTTGGAGAAATCTCAGAAGATGTTTTGAAAGATGGAAGAAAAGTATATGAAAATGGTTTTGGACCCAATCAAGTTTTGGTAAATCCTTCTCCGGTTTGGGGAAATGCGCCAGCATCACAATCATTGATATATGCTTTTGACAATAATCAAGGTAATCGTTCCAGTCAGGATATAGGTTTTGATGGGCTTTCTTCCAGTCAGGAAGGTAAAGTATATACCAATTATGCTTCTGATCCCGATCCAGCAGGTGATGATTACACCTATTATTTGAATTCTTCAGGAGGAATATTAAACCGATATAAAAATTACAATGGAATTGATGGGAATTCTGATGTTAATATTGATTCGGCCAACAGAGGTTCTTCAACAGTTCCAGATGTGGAAGATGTGAATAGGGATAATACAATGAATACCATCAACGCCTATTATGAATATAGTGTTGAAATGAAACCCGATATGGTCGTAGGGCAAAATTACATTGCTGACATAAGAAATACATCTGTTACGTTGCCAAACGGAAGCACTACTGAAGCCAGATGGATTCAGTTTAAGATTCCTATTTCCCAACCAGAGAATACTATTGGGAAAATAACAGATTTTAGGTCCATCCGATTCATGAGAATGTTTATGACCAATTTCGCAGATCAGGTTACTTTGCGTTTTGGAGCATTGGATTTGATTAGGGCAGAATGGAGACGGTATACTCAGGCATTGGATTTTAACGATCAAAATATAGATGATGACGGAACTATTTTTGAAACTGCTTCGGTGAACATTGAGGAGAATTCCGCCAGATGTCCAATCAATTACGTAACTCCGCCAAGTGTGGTAAGAGAGGAATTGTATAATAATAATACGCTTATTCGTCAGAACGAGCAATCCTTGTCGATGAGGGTTTCCGGAAATGGACTTGAACCTAAGGATGGACGTGGAGCTTTTAAGAGTTTCAATATTGATATGCGTCAGTACAATAAATTGAAGATGTTCTTGCATGCTGAATCTTTGCCGGGGGAAATTGCTTTGCAGGACGATCAAATGGTAGCTTTCCTGCGTTTTGGAGCCGATTATTCGAACGATTTTTATCAGGTTGAAATACCTTTGAAAGTTACTGTGCCTTCTTCTTCTGGAGGGAAAGACTGCTCTCCATTGAATCCCGAATTGGTTTGGCCAACTGAGAATGAAATCGATTTGTCATTAGAATTATTGACACAAATAAAACTTAAATCTTTAAAAATAGACAAATCAACATTGCCTCCAGATGGAATTTATTATTCAGATGATGACCCAAATGAAACAAATGGTGACGGGAATAGTAAACTGCGTATAGGAATCAAGGGAAATCCTAATTTAGGTTTGATTCGAAATATTATGCTTGGTTTGAAAAGTAATGAACTGCATCAGGATATTAAAGGAGAAGTGTGGTTCAACGAACTTCGTTTGGCTGATATGGACAACAAAGGAGGAATGGCTGCTTTGTTGAATATTGATACCAATTTTGCCGATTTGGCGACTGTTTCATTAACCGGAAATATGAAGAATATCGGTTTTGGAACTATAGAACAAGGTCCAAATGAAAGAAGCAGGGAAGATATCCAACAATATAATGTGGTTACAAATATCAATTTAGGTAAATTTTTGCCTAAAAAATGGGGTGTAAATGTGCCTTTTAATTATTCTGTAGGGGAAGAAATTATCAAACCAGAATACGATCCTGTTTATGAAGATATCAAGTTGAAACAGGTTTTGGATAATGCCGAAAATGAAGCTGACAGAAAAAGCAAACTGGATCAGGCAATTGATTATACCAAGCGTAAAAGTATCAATTTGATTGGAGTTCGTAAAGAAAGACCAGCCGAAAAGAAACCGATGCCGTATGATGCTGAGAACTTTACTTTTTCGCAATATTATAATGAAGTAGAGCGTCACGACTTTGAAATCGAAACAAATAAGGATCAACAATCCAGAACGACATTGGATTATGCTTACTCATTTCAACCCAAACCGGTGGAGCCTTTCCAGAAAACAAAATTTGTTTCAAAAAGCAGTTATTGGAAGTTTTTGAAAGATTTCAACTTTAATTATCTGCCTTCAAATATCACTTTTAATACCAATGTAATTCGACAAAGCAACGAACAGCAATTTAGACAGGTAGAAGACATCGGTATTGGCTTTGAGCCTTTGTATAGAAGAAACTTTGGTTTTAATTATCAGTATGGATTTAATTTCAACTTGACCAAATCATTGAAAATTAACTATACGGCGGCTTCCAGAAATTTAGTAAAAAATTATTTGGATGAGAATAATGAACCTCTGAACGATGTGACTATTTGGGATGGTTATTTTGATACTGGAACAGCCAATTACCATATGCAGCAATTTGTTTTAAATTATGAAATTCCTTTTGATAAAATACCATTTTTGAATTTTATCAAGGCCAATTATTCCTATACTGGTGATTACAGCTGGCAGCAGGCTTCACTGGCATTGAGTAATATTCAGTTAGGAGGGGTAAATTATAATTTAGGAAATACGGTTCAGAATGCGAGGGCAACTACTTTTAATTCTACTTTCAATATGGAAAACCTGTATAAATATTTAGGGATTTCCAAAAGTTCTAGTAGCACGCCAAAGCCAGTTGCTGCTCCTAAACCGGGAGAGAAAATTGTAAAAGTCGATCCGGCCAAAAAAATAAATCAAAATCAGTTTATTGATGGTTTAAAAGGGGTGTTGACCAGTGTTAAGAGTATTAATCTTAGTTTTACAGAAAACGAAGGAACTGTTTTGCCAGGTTACCTGCCTAGCGTTGGATTCTTTGGTTCTTCGAAACCAACTTTGGGATTTGTCTTTGGGGATCAAAGTGATGTTCGATACGAAGCGGCCAAAAATGGTTGGTTGACCAATTATCAGGAGTTTAATCAAAATTATACAACTATAGATAATCGGATATTTAAAGGGTCGGCTAATTTGGAGTTGACACCCGATTTAAAAATTGATTTATTGGGAGATCGTTCTTATTCTGAAAGTTTCTCTGAGCAGTATGATGTAGCAGCAGATGGAAGTTATAATTCGAGATCACCTTATAGTTTTGGTAATTTTTCGATTTCGACAATATTGATTGGAACTTCTTTTTCGACCAGTAATGAAGTTCGATCTACTGCTTTTGATGAGTTTAGAAATAATAGACTTGTTGTAGCTAATAGGTTGGCTACAGAAAGAGGGATAGATGTTAATGACCCTGCTAATATTGATTCAAAAGGATATCCAAAAGGGTTCTCGAGTTCCAATCAGGCTGTTTTGTTACCCGCATTTTTGGCTGCATATTCTGGAAAAAGCCCAGACCATGCATCGTTTGATATTTTTAAAAGTATTCCGTTGCCCAACTGGGCTATCCGATATACAGGATTGATGCGTTATGAGTTTTTCAAGAAAAATTTCAAGCGTTTCTCTTTGCAACAAAATTATAGGGCATCTTATACAGTAAATTCGTTCAGATCGAATTTTAAATACAATGAGAATCCAAACGGTTTTGACGATAGTGGTAATTTTTATAATCCTACCATTATGTCAAATGTCACTTTGGTAGAGCAGTTTAATCCGTTGATAAAAGTGGATTTTGAATTAAAAAATTCCATTAAATTATTGACACAAATCAACAGAGACAGAGCTTTGTCAATGAGTTTTGATAATAATTTGTTGACAGAAGTTCATGGAGTTGACTATGTGGTTGGTTTAGGATATCGTATAAAAGATGTTACTTTTACCTCCAGATTGGCAGATAACCCAATGGGGATTCTGAAAAGCGATATTAATATCAAAGTGGATTTGACTTATAGAAATAGCCAAACGATTGTTCGTTATCTGGATTATGATAACAACCAATTGGGAGGGGGTAATAATAATTGGACATTGAATACCACCGCTGATTATTCCCTAAGTAAAAATTTAACTGTTATTTTTTATTACACTCACAATTTTTCAAAACCAGTTATTTCAACTTCATTTCCTATGACGAATATCCGTTCAGGATTTACTTTCCGTTATAATTTTGGGAATTAATTTTTTAAAATCTAAACTATAATTGTGTGTAAGATTGTTACATTTGCACAAAAAAATAATATTAATTATCAATTATCATTTTATGAGCATACCAGCAAATTTAAAATACACAAAAGATCACGAGTGGGTTAGTCTTGAAGGAGATATTGCTACAGTGGGAATTACTCATTTTGCACAAAAAGAATTAGGGGATATTGTATATGTTGAGGTAGAAACTTTGGATCAGACTTTAAGCAAAGATGAAGTTTTTGGAACAGTTGAGGCTGTGAAAACAGTATCGGATTTGTTTCTTCCTTTGTCTGGAGAAATTATTGAATTCAACGATGCTTTGGAAAGTACTCCAGAAAGTGTAAACAATGATCCTTACGGTGCTGGATGGATGATTAAAGTGAAAATTTCCAATCCTTCAGAAATTGAAGAGCTACTTTCAGATGAAGCTTATAAAGAACTTATAGGTGCCTAAATATTTTTTGCTTTCGATAGCATTGTTGTGGAC belongs to Flavobacterium gilvum and includes:
- the sov gene encoding T9SS outer membrane translocon Sov/SprA, with protein sequence MHKIYIFLLVFFCGFVSQAQVQGVVQDTVKKGYDVGEIKIANPKSILSAYTYDPVTDTYVYSSSIDDYNISYPIVLTPAEYEKLMLKESMNQYFAKKADAIDGNKKGSDAAKKDLLPRYYIRSGLFESIFGSNTIDVKPTGSIEIDLGMLYTKQDNPAFSPRNRTNTSFDFNQRISMSLLGKVGTRLQVNANFDTQSTFAFQNLLKLEYTPDEDDIVRKIEVGNVSMPVNSTLIQGAQSLFGVKTELQFGKTTVTGVFSEQKSQAKSVIAQGGGTIQEFDMYGLDYDNDRHFFLSQYFRDKYDASLKNYPFIDSRIQVTRLEVWVTNKQNRVNTTSNNLRNIIALQDLGEAQLSGVPDDKVVVLNPSTGMFVKPIDSPSDNTNNLYDPALIKTNNGYLNNNIREIVTASSGFTPSISVSEGRDYSKLENARKLLPNEYTFHPQLGYISLQQRLGNDEILAVAFEYSIGDKVYQVGEFGNDGIEATVVNGSQPSDQTIISQTLILKMLKSSLTNVTDPVWNLMMKNVYQIPGAYQLQQEDFRLNVLYKNPSALNYITPVEGHPFPANPTPENTIENTTLLKVLNLDKLNYNNDPQAGGDGFFDFIPGLTIDTQNGRIIFTSKEPFGELLFNKLKDQGSTQDYNDVKTYNENQKKYVNPYMYRLTQAAAIQNPEVNKFLLRGKYKSVGGEGIAIGAFNVPLGSVKVTAAGRRLVEGVDYSVNYQLGRVQILDPSLQASNTPIEISLENNSVFGQQTRRFFGLNVDHLISENFMVGATFLNMKEKPFTQKSSYGQESVNNSIVGLHGNFSSEIPFFTRLVNKLPNIDTDVPSNISVRGEVAYLMPNASNGDKFQGESTIYVDDFESSQASIDLRSPYAWSMSSTPENNSNSPYNFNGNLDGLDYGFKRAKLSWYSIDPVFYTQKPSGITNDDLSLNSTRRVYSEELYPLTDIVQGQSLVVNTLDMSYYPKERGPYNNSSTISDNPSENFGGIVRSLSSTNFEQSNVEYIQFWVMDPYVGTGSIPKSNTGKVYFNLGEISEDVLKDGRKVYENGFGPNQVLVNPSPVWGNAPASQSLIYAFDNNQGNRSSQDIGFDGLSSSQEGKVYTNYASDPDPAGDDYTYYLNSSGGILNRYKNYNGIDGNSDVNIDSANRGSSTVPDVEDVNRDNTMNTINAYYEYSVEMKPDMVVGQNYIADIRNTSVTLPNGSTTEARWIQFKIPISQPENTIGKITDFRSIRFMRMFMTNFADQVTLRFGALDLIRAEWRRYTQALDFNDQNIDDDGTIFETASVNIEENSARCPINYVTPPSVVREELYNNNTLIRQNEQSLSMRVSGNGLEPKDGRGAFKSFNIDMRQYNKLKMFLHAESLPGEIALQDDQMVAFLRFGADYSNDFYQVEIPLKVTVPSSSGGKDCSPLNPELVWPTENEIDLSLELLTQIKLKSLKIDKSTLPPDGIYYSDDDPNETNGDGNSKLRIGIKGNPNLGLIRNIMLGLKSNELHQDIKGEVWFNELRLADMDNKGGMAALLNIDTNFADLATVSLTGNMKNIGFGTIEQGPNERSREDIQQYNVVTNINLGKFLPKKWGVNVPFNYSVGEEIIKPEYDPVYEDIKLKQVLDNAENEADRKSKLDQAIDYTKRKSINLIGVRKERPAEKKPMPYDAENFTFSQYYNEVERHDFEIETNKDQQSRTTLDYAYSFQPKPVEPFQKTKFVSKSSYWKFLKDFNFNYLPSNITFNTNVIRQSNEQQFRQVEDIGIGFEPLYRRNFGFNYQYGFNFNLTKSLKINYTAASRNLVKNYLDENNEPLNDVTIWDGYFDTGTANYHMQQFVLNYEIPFDKIPFLNFIKANYSYTGDYSWQQASLALSNIQLGGVNYNLGNTVQNARATTFNSTFNMENLYKYLGISKSSSSTPKPVAAPKPGEKIVKVDPAKKINQNQFIDGLKGVLTSVKSINLSFTENEGTVLPGYLPSVGFFGSSKPTLGFVFGDQSDVRYEAAKNGWLTNYQEFNQNYTTIDNRIFKGSANLELTPDLKIDLLGDRSYSESFSEQYDVAADGSYNSRSPYSFGNFSISTILIGTSFSTSNEVRSTAFDEFRNNRLVVANRLATERGIDVNDPANIDSKGYPKGFSSSNQAVLLPAFLAAYSGKSPDHASFDIFKSIPLPNWAIRYTGLMRYEFFKKNFKRFSLQQNYRASYTVNSFRSNFKYNENPNGFDDSGNFYNPTIMSNVTLVEQFNPLIKVDFELKNSIKLLTQINRDRALSMSFDNNLLTEVHGVDYVVGLGYRIKDVTFTSRLADNPMGILKSDINIKVDLTYRNSQTIVRYLDYDNNQLGGGNNNWTLNTTADYSLSKNLTVIFYYTHNFSKPVISTSFPMTNIRSGFTFRYNFGN
- the gcvH gene encoding glycine cleavage system protein GcvH; its protein translation is MSIPANLKYTKDHEWVSLEGDIATVGITHFAQKELGDIVYVEVETLDQTLSKDEVFGTVEAVKTVSDLFLPLSGEIIEFNDALESTPESVNNDPYGAGWMIKVKISNPSEIEELLSDEAYKELIGA